TCGCGACTTTGGCTCGACTGCGTGCATACCAGGACCGCGCGTCGGTCGGATCCGCGAGGGCGGCGATGCGTGGTTGACGGTCGCGACCCTCGTGATCGACGTACAACAAGTCATGATTCTCGATGCATTGCAACACGGTCCAACGGCCAGGGCTTTTGTGCGTGACGTACAGGGCATCGCGTAAGGGGTTGAGATTAACGTGGGTATCCCGACCTCCTGCACACTCCCCAATGACCGCACGTAGGCTGTCCCGAAGCGCGTCGCCGTAGCCAATGTCGAAGCCCATGCCATACGGAGGAGCGGCGATACCTTTCCACCGTTCATCATCCCAGTATTCGGCAATCTGAACGGCACTCGGCTTGACGAACCGTAGCGTGCTTGCCAGGTTCTGAGCAAAGGACCACCCACCGCTTTCCGCGATCACCGTGACCTGATCGTAACGCAGCCCATCCACGTGATACTCCTCCAGCAGAAACTTGGCATTATCAATCAGGAACTGTCGGACTTCGCGCTTCCAAAACGCGAAGACTCGCCCACCGGCATGGTCCTGATCGGTAAAGTACAGACTGTTGTTGTCGGTCGTGTACGGCTGCCGGTCGTAGAACTTGAGACTTTGATCGTCAAATCCGCCGCCCGCATGGTTATAGACGACATCCGTAATCACCGCGATGCCATACAGATGGCAGAGGTCGATAAAGGCCTTGAACTGATTGATCTGGCCGGTCAGTTGAGCGGCCGTCATCGGAGCACATCCCTTGGCCGTCAGCAGGCGATTGACACGACCGAGGTAGGGCGCAAGATCTTCAGGAGGAACGGAATAATCCATCTCGGGTGAAAACAGATCGGTGCCATTGTAGCCAAGGCTGTTCTCCCCCTGATATTCCTGAAACGGCAGCGGCATAACCGCATTCACCCCGAGGTCGGCAAAATATTCGATCCGATCCACGACATCCAGAATCTTGCCGATGCGATGACGGCGAATGTCGTTGCCGGCGCTATCCTTCGCGTAAAACACCCCGATATGAAACTGGTAGATGAGGAGATCATTGAAACCCGGTGGGCGGAACCCCTCGTCGTGCCATGGATAGCCGGTCGGGTCGCGGACAATACAGTTGCAATCGGGATAGCCGTTCAACTCCAGTTCGCGTGCATACGGGTCGCGCTTGAAGCCTTCGCTCCCGGTTCCGACCACGTAGAAGCGGTACAGATCCCCATCCTTCACACCGGGAACAAAACCGGCCCAATAGCCATGGGCATCTTTCACGAGCAAGTCGGCTACCCGTTTGGGGAAAGCTCTGGGCGCAGTACCCGTCGGATGGCCCAGTGCGATGTAGACTTCCAGCGCCATCGGCGCCCAGGTGCGGAACGTGGCGCCACCAGGCACAACCGTGGCGCCGAGCGGCGTATTCGCTGTGATATTCAGTTGGGAGGTGGCCATGATGGTCCTCCTTGAAATTGGAGAGAGGAAGTTCACGTCCTTCCCTGATCCACTGCAAACCTACGTACCGTCGCAGCCAACACCCGTATGCCTACGCCTGAACGGCTGCATGAGGAGCGGTTGCCTCTGTGTGGGAAAGAGGCTCATCGCGTCGATGAATAGCCTGACTCTGTCTCAAGAACACAGGCTACTCTCTTCGAAACATGCGTACAAGTGCAGATAGGTGACGCCTGTACTCAATAGTCTCGAATGTATCAAAGTGAAACAGTGCTGCCGATGATAGACTTGTCGATGGCTGGTTCTGTCGCTGCACAGCGGGAAGAACGTGAGCAGGGGGTTTATTCCATAACAGCCTGGTACGACATCCGGCCATTACCTGGCATCTGCCCGCGTGATGCACAGCATCTGGTTTCCACCGCGTTGGAGTTCGTAGGACACGGGGCGTATTTCATGGTGATAGCCGGCGCGTGCGAAGTCCTCAAGAAGCGGTGCGAGGTAGGGAGACGGCTTCAGGGCGAGGGTCAGCAGGGGAAACACCCGGACTTCTTCCGCGATTCGCAACAACTCGCAGAGAGCGGCACGGTGAAACTCGTACGAGAAGTGATCCGAGTATAAAAATAAAAAATGTGAACACAAGGCGAGCTCAAACTGTGCGTCAGAAAAATCCAATCGTGGAAGCTCGCCGATGACGTACCGACCGTCTGCTTTTCCTTGTTCGTAGTCCGCGAGGAATCGCGTGAGTACCTGAGTGCGGT
This portion of the Nitrospira sp. genome encodes:
- a CDS encoding alpha amylase C-terminal domain-containing protein encodes the protein MATSQLNITANTPLGATVVPGGATFRTWAPMALEVYIALGHPTGTAPRAFPKRVADLLVKDAHGYWAGFVPGVKDGDLYRFYVVGTGSEGFKRDPYARELELNGYPDCNCIVRDPTGYPWHDEGFRPPGFNDLLIYQFHIGVFYAKDSAGNDIRRHRIGKILDVVDRIEYFADLGVNAVMPLPFQEYQGENSLGYNGTDLFSPEMDYSVPPEDLAPYLGRVNRLLTAKGCAPMTAAQLTGQINQFKAFIDLCHLYGIAVITDVVYNHAGGGFDDQSLKFYDRQPYTTDNNSLYFTDQDHAGGRVFAFWKREVRQFLIDNAKFLLEEYHVDGLRYDQVTVIAESGGWSFAQNLASTLRFVKPSAVQIAEYWDDERWKGIAAPPYGMGFDIGYGDALRDSLRAVIGECAGGRDTHVNLNPLRDALYVTHKSPGRWTVLQCIENHDLLYVDHEGRDRQPRIAALADPTDARSWYARSRAKVATGLLLTAPGVPMIFMGQEFLEDKYWTDWPGRPELLIWWAGLEGQDKHMSDQHRFTRDLLWLRRKHPALRGEGLNVFHVHHDNRVIAMHRWVPDIGRDVVVVASLNEQTLFHYTLGFPGGGHWNEIFNSDVYDQWFNPHAQGNPGGVDADGSSWDGMPASAGLTLPANSLLVFTRDGGDF
- a CDS encoding SAM-dependent methyltransferase; this translates as MAMQLDQVVPFGRSLDEYRAMFSLSLEDLTKTIVDVAGGPASFNAEMPALGKRVISVDPLYTFSAAEIEQRFYAIVDGIVGQIKETPGDWVWRFHQSPEQLRAHRTQVLTRFLADYEQGKADGRYVIGELPRLDFSDAQFELALCSHFLFLYSDHFSYEFHRAALCELLRIAEEVRVFPLLTLALKPSPYLAPLLEDFARAGYHHEIRPVSYELQRGGNQMLCITRADAR